A stretch of the bacterium genome encodes the following:
- a CDS encoding cytochrome c biogenesis protein CcdA codes for MNENNPISLFMAFSAGVLSFISPCVLPLIPGYISIITGLSFDELNAQGKENKNKVFINTLFFVLGFSTVFILMGASATFLGQAILRYSDSSAVRYISGTLIILFGVHFTGLVKLKFLYKEKRLFANKINNITFAGVFFMGAAFSLGWTPCIGPILSSILLYAGTRETMKDGLILLSVYSIGLGAPFILTGLAFNKFLKLTNLIKKYYRQVEIISGIVLIVIGTLIITNNFQKFSFWIIGRFQ; via the coding sequence ATGAATGAAAATAACCCGATTTCCCTTTTTATGGCGTTCTCGGCAGGCGTTCTTTCTTTTATTTCACCATGCGTCCTGCCCCTTATTCCCGGTTATATTTCAATCATCACGGGCCTGTCATTCGATGAGTTAAACGCGCAAGGCAAAGAAAATAAAAACAAGGTATTCATAAATACTTTGTTTTTTGTCCTTGGTTTCAGCACTGTTTTTATTCTCATGGGCGCGTCCGCGACGTTCCTGGGGCAGGCAATTTTACGTTATTCAGATTCAAGCGCTGTAAGGTATATTTCAGGGACACTGATTATACTTTTCGGCGTGCATTTCACGGGCCTGGTCAAACTTAAATTTTTATATAAAGAAAAAAGGCTTTTCGCGAATAAAATAAATAATATAACTTTCGCGGGGGTCTTTTTCATGGGTGCGGCATTTTCTCTCGGTTGGACACCCTGCATAGGTCCGATATTGTCTTCAATCCTTCTTTACGCGGGCACAAGGGAAACCATGAAGGACGGCCTGATACTCTTAAGCGTTTATTCGATTGGACTTGGCGCCCCGTTTATCCTGACCGGGCTGGCTTTTAACAAGTTTTTAAAATTAACCAACCTGATAAAAAAATATTACAGGCAGGTGGAAATAATAAGCGGCATTGTTTTGATTGTAATAGGAACATTAATAATAACAAACAACTTCCAGAAATTCTCTTTCTGGATAATAGGCAGGTTTCAATAA
- a CDS encoding ABC transporter ATP-binding protein, producing the protein MINDIVLEAKSLKKYYTRGSETVKALDGVDFSIKKGEIVSIVGPSGSGKTTLMNLISCLDTATSGTLDVGGEDVTHFNESQLINVRRNYLGFIFQQFYLIPNLFAVENVELPLVFAKKPIEKEKIYKVIEDVGLKGRENIPAYMLSGGDKQRMAIARALINDPKLLIADEPTGKLELKVRDQLLVLFNQLAKKGIAIFIATHDLELAGMTQRIIHLQDGKIIPKEESSLYYH; encoded by the coding sequence ATGATTAATGATATAGTATTAGAAGCAAAAAGCCTAAAAAAATATTATACCCGCGGTTCAGAGACCGTCAAGGCCCTGGACGGTGTGGATTTTTCAATTAAGAAAGGCGAGATTGTTTCGATTGTCGGGCCGTCGGGCTCGGGCAAGACCACATTGATGAATCTTATAAGCTGCCTGGATACGGCCACATCAGGCACCCTGGATGTCGGCGGTGAGGATGTCACGCATTTCAACGAATCCCAGTTGATTAATGTCCGGCGCAATTATCTTGGATTTATTTTTCAGCAGTTCTATCTCATACCAAATCTTTTCGCCGTGGAAAATGTGGAACTGCCCCTGGTATTTGCCAAGAAACCGATAGAAAAAGAAAAAATATATAAAGTTATAGAAGACGTTGGTTTAAAAGGCAGGGAAAACATACCCGCGTATATGCTTTCAGGCGGGGATAAACAGCGTATGGCGATCGCCAGGGCGCTGATTAACGATCCGAAGCTTTTAATCGCGGATGAACCCACTGGGAAGCTTGAACTGAAAGTCAGGGACCAGTTACTGGTTTTGTTTAATCAGCTGGCGAAAAAAGGGATCGCGATATTTATCGCCACGCACGACCTGGAATTGGCGGGCATGACGCAGAGGATAATCCATTTACAGGACGGAAAAATTATTCCGAAAGAAGAATCGAGTTTGTATTATCATTAA
- a CDS encoding TlpA disulfide reductase family protein, whose amino-acid sequence MKKIILIPMLYALCSMLFMGCSGPKPRFMAVGDEAPDFSILDLDGNEISLESLLNGKEIILNFWASWCPSCREEIPRLNEFAEKYKDKIEIVGINLEEPKETVQSFVRASGIKYKILLDSKGKTGNLYMVRAIPTNILINKDGLIKKLNIDIREIENYLKQ is encoded by the coding sequence ATGAAAAAAATTATTTTGATTCCCATGCTCTATGCTCTATGCTCCATGCTTTTTATGGGCTGCAGCGGCCCAAAACCGCGGTTTATGGCGGTTGGAGACGAAGCCCCTGATTTTTCCATTCTGGATTTGGACGGCAATGAAATTTCTCTGGAAAGCCTTTTAAATGGAAAAGAGATAATCCTGAATTTCTGGGCAAGCTGGTGCCCCTCGTGCCGAGAGGAGATACCGCGTTTAAATGAATTTGCTGAAAAATATAAAGATAAAATAGAGATTGTAGGGATAAATCTGGAGGAACCAAAAGAAACAGTCCAATCCTTTGTCCGGGCGAGCGGAATAAAATACAAAATATTGCTGGATTCAAAAGGAAAGACAGGGAACCTTTATATGGTGCGCGCGATTCCGACAAATATTTTGATTAATAAGGATGGATTGATAAAAAAGTTAAACATTGATATTAGAGAGATAGAGAATTATCTAAAACAGTAA
- a CDS encoding heavy metal translocating P-type ATPase yields MAIDPVCGMEVDEKTAIKAEKDGKIYYFCSNICKRKFLGEDLPFEHKKAPEGMKLEKTIIGISGMTCASCVMSIEMGLKRMKGVYTANVNFASGKALVEYDPQAVGLQKIENTIEKIGYKVIKPKTQDKGNVLRLKIIGMDNPHCLGTVKGAIESLPGIISKELFINERGIITFDPSRITKEKIKETIKDSGYTPLEETESTVDAEREAREKEINTLRFKTIFSFILGIPLLYLAMGHHIGLPVPEIIMKNMALLQFVFATPIIIIGNQFYTRGITAVFKTRTANMDTLVAVGTGSAYLYSLFVSVNIWRGNTNYGGIENLYFEVAGILIAFILFGKTLEAVAKGKTSEAIKKLMGLQPKTALVEREGREQEIPIEEVIPGDIVIVKPGQKIPVDGEVAGGHSSVDESMLTGESIPVEKSAGSKIIGATINKTGSFKFMATKVGKDTALAQIIKLVEEAQGSKARVQELADKISAYFVPAVVLIAILAFSGWMLAGKSFVFALSTFIAVLIIACPCALGLATPTAVMVGTGLGAEHGILIKSADALQTAHEINTVVFDKTGTLTKGEPELTDVITHGSYSENDILMFAALAEKKSEHPLGEAIVKGAEKRNITVPEAESFDSITGKGVQALWQGKTIYLGNRKFMENLSIDVLSRENALQDLENQGKTAMLVVINNKLEGLVAVADTLKEHSQEAVNALKNMGKNVIMITGDNVRTGKAIAGQLGIERVLAEVLPQNKAEEIKKLQVEGLKVAMVGDGINDAPALSQADIGIAIGTGTDVAIESGDIVLIKDDLRDVAIAMDLSSYAMRKIKQNLFWAFFYNTIGIPVAAGILYPFTGFLLNPMIAGAAMAFSSVSVVSNSLLMKRYEFQGIDGRK; encoded by the coding sequence ATGGCCATTGACCCTGTATGCGGCATGGAAGTCGATGAAAAGACGGCCATAAAAGCGGAAAAAGACGGCAAAATTTATTATTTTTGCAGTAATATCTGCAAACGTAAATTTTTGGGAGAGGACCTGCCGTTTGAACATAAAAAAGCGCCCGAAGGCATGAAGCTCGAAAAAACAATTATAGGCATATCCGGCATGACCTGCGCGTCCTGCGTCATGTCTATCGAGATGGGGCTTAAACGCATGAAAGGCGTGTACACGGCGAATGTGAATTTCGCTTCCGGCAAGGCCCTGGTTGAATATGACCCGCAGGCGGTCGGCCTGCAGAAGATCGAAAATACCATTGAAAAAATAGGGTATAAGGTCATAAAACCAAAAACGCAGGATAAGGGTAATGTGCTAAGGCTTAAAATAATAGGGATGGATAATCCGCATTGCCTGGGAACAGTGAAAGGAGCGATTGAAAGCCTGCCAGGAATCATATCAAAAGAATTGTTCATTAATGAGCGGGGGATCATAACATTTGACCCTTCAAGGATTACTAAAGAAAAAATAAAAGAAACAATAAAGGACTCGGGATATACGCCTCTTGAAGAAACTGAATCAACAGTTGACGCGGAAAGAGAGGCAAGGGAAAAAGAAATTAATACGCTCAGGTTTAAAACTATATTTTCTTTTATTCTGGGAATTCCGCTTCTGTATCTCGCGATGGGGCATCACATAGGTTTGCCTGTGCCTGAAATCATTATGAAAAATATGGCGCTTCTGCAGTTTGTTTTCGCGACCCCTATAATTATCATTGGAAACCAGTTTTATACGAGGGGAATAACAGCCGTTTTTAAAACAAGAACTGCCAACATGGATACGCTTGTCGCTGTCGGTACCGGTTCGGCATACCTGTACAGCCTTTTTGTATCTGTTAATATCTGGCGCGGCAATACAAACTACGGCGGTATAGAAAATCTGTATTTTGAAGTCGCGGGAATACTTATAGCGTTTATTCTTTTCGGTAAAACGCTTGAAGCGGTCGCGAAGGGTAAAACCTCAGAAGCGATAAAAAAGCTTATGGGGCTTCAGCCGAAAACCGCTTTGGTGGAACGGGAAGGCCGTGAACAGGAAATTCCGATAGAAGAGGTGATCCCCGGTGATATAGTTATTGTAAAACCTGGACAAAAAATTCCGGTTGACGGAGAAGTGGCCGGGGGGCATTCAAGCGTTGATGAATCCATGCTGACAGGAGAGAGTATTCCTGTTGAAAAATCCGCGGGTTCAAAAATTATCGGCGCGACAATAAATAAAACAGGGAGTTTTAAGTTTATGGCTACTAAGGTTGGGAAAGATACCGCGCTTGCTCAAATAATTAAACTTGTGGAAGAAGCTCAAGGGTCTAAAGCCCGTGTTCAGGAATTGGCGGATAAAATATCCGCTTATTTTGTCCCTGCAGTTGTTTTAATAGCGATACTGGCGTTTTCCGGATGGATGCTTGCCGGAAAAAGTTTTGTGTTCGCTCTTTCAACTTTTATAGCTGTGTTGATCATTGCCTGTCCCTGTGCTTTAGGGCTTGCCACTCCGACTGCCGTTATGGTGGGAACAGGGCTTGGCGCTGAACATGGTATTTTGATAAAAAGCGCGGACGCGCTTCAGACGGCTCATGAGATCAATACCGTGGTTTTTGACAAAACAGGGACACTTACAAAAGGGGAACCTGAATTGACGGATGTTATAACTCATGGAAGTTACAGCGAAAATGATATTTTAATGTTTGCCGCACTGGCCGAGAAAAAGTCAGAGCACCCGCTTGGAGAGGCGATTGTAAAAGGCGCGGAGAAAAGAAATATTACCGTACCGGAGGCGGAAAGTTTCGATTCAATAACAGGTAAAGGTGTCCAAGCCCTGTGGCAGGGAAAAACTATTTATCTTGGTAACAGAAAATTTATGGAGAACCTGTCGATTGATGTCTTGTCGAGGGAAAATGCTTTGCAGGATCTGGAAAATCAGGGAAAGACTGCCATGCTCGTAGTTATAAATAATAAATTAGAAGGTTTGGTTGCGGTTGCCGATACGCTAAAGGAACATTCTCAAGAAGCGGTTAACGCTTTAAAAAATATGGGCAAGAATGTTATTATGATAACAGGTGATAATGTCCGCACAGGTAAAGCGATAGCCGGACAGCTTGGAATAGAGCGTGTTTTGGCTGAAGTATTGCCGCAGAATAAAGCGGAAGAAATAAAAAAACTTCAGGTTGAGGGCTTAAAAGTTGCCATGGTAGGAGACGGCATAAACGACGCTCCTGCTTTAAGCCAGGCTGATATCGGAATAGCAATAGGGACAGGAACAGATGTCGCGATTGAGTCGGGAGATATTGTCCTTATAAAAGATGATCTCCGCGATGTTGCGATTGCGATGGATCTTTCAAGTTACGCGATGAGAAAAATAAAGCAGAACCTTTTCTGGGCGTTTTTTTATAACACGATTGGTATACCGGTTGCCGCGGGCATACTTTACCCTTTCACTGGTTTTCTCCTTAACCCGATGATCGCGGGAGCGGCCATGGCCTTCAGTTCTGTGTCCGTTGTAAGCAATTCGCTTTTGATGAAGAGATATGAATTTCAGGGGATTGACGGGCGGAAATAA
- a CDS encoding FtsX-like permease family protein: MQKYLNLAYKNLYRRKIRSLLTIGGVGVAVAVLVSLLGFNSGYRIALEKDVSGMGYQVLITAKGCPYELATVALAGTGALRYLTDDTIAKIKQDKEVAELTPMLMNPLIKENGDGFYTFWGIDMESYTKLRPMMLIASGKHKERVVDSSGNETEKEIDGPMGRWFNTREVKADEIYLKNGKVLKGLITGEGKYEKVVGTELDPVSGDFIEKKKIVSTIKVILPSRLYNKLDVEAVNTIKRGDETKDELSLKDGSKVVGVIINETKDSYNVGNIDLAYPNAEEIDMDMVAVDPKGSPKIVDYDKEGEIEMVVGWEAAQTGFVQVGQKLTIKVKEMAREKVKEKITDPASGKSKEIEKEVERPVLTSYTFRVVGILERGGGKDDGSYFIQLEEAQRIFRKHKMLTGIGVRLNNLAQLPLFTDRIYNRKELGETQVVSLAEVKGTILNLVQTAKILVMSVAFIAIFVALIGVMNTILMSVFERTQEIGIMKAIGASRMDIFKLIWLETIIICVFGGIFGTVIAVFGGSFIEKLIRAVMSKAGYVPAGQIINFTPGIIIGSFLGAIVLGVLSGIWPAYRAAKMRPIEAIRSGE; the protein is encoded by the coding sequence ATGCAAAAATATTTAAATCTGGCCTATAAAAATTTATACAGGCGGAAAATAAGGTCGTTATTGACAATTGGAGGTGTGGGTGTGGCGGTGGCGGTTTTGGTTAGCCTTTTAGGGTTTAATTCGGGGTATCGCATCGCGCTGGAAAAGGACGTTTCCGGCATGGGATACCAGGTCTTAATCACCGCCAAGGGGTGTCCTTACGAATTGGCGACAGTGGCTTTGGCGGGGACAGGGGCGCTTCGGTATCTTACAGATGACACGATAGCAAAAATAAAACAGGACAAGGAGGTCGCCGAACTTACCCCGATGTTAATGAACCCGTTAATTAAAGAAAACGGGGATGGATTTTACACATTCTGGGGTATAGATATGGAAAGTTACACAAAACTTCGCCCGATGATGTTGATAGCATCGGGAAAACATAAAGAAAGGGTTGTTGATTCATCGGGCAATGAGACTGAAAAAGAAATAGACGGCCCCATGGGCAGGTGGTTTAACACCCGCGAGGTTAAAGCGGACGAGATATATTTGAAAAACGGCAAAGTGTTGAAAGGTTTGATTACAGGTGAAGGAAAATATGAAAAAGTTGTTGGGACAGAGCTTGACCCTGTTAGCGGCGATTTTATCGAGAAAAAGAAGATCGTCTCGACAATAAAGGTCATACTTCCGTCAAGATTGTATAATAAATTGGATGTGGAAGCCGTGAATACGATAAAAAGAGGCGATGAAACAAAAGATGAATTATCGTTAAAAGACGGGAGTAAAGTTGTCGGTGTAATTATTAATGAGACAAAAGACAGCTACAATGTCGGGAATATAGATTTGGCGTATCCGAATGCCGAGGAAATCGATATGGATATGGTGGCCGTCGATCCAAAAGGAAGTCCGAAAATCGTTGACTATGATAAAGAAGGCGAGATCGAAATGGTTGTCGGCTGGGAGGCCGCGCAGACCGGGTTTGTCCAGGTCGGCCAGAAGCTGACAATCAAGGTCAAAGAAATGGCGAGGGAAAAGGTAAAGGAAAAAATCACGGATCCCGCCAGCGGGAAATCAAAAGAAATTGAAAAGGAAGTGGAGAGACCCGTGTTGACTTCTTATACCTTCAGGGTAGTCGGAATTTTGGAAAGAGGCGGCGGGAAGGATGACGGTTCGTATTTTATCCAGCTTGAAGAGGCGCAGAGGATTTTCAGAAAACACAAAATGCTGACAGGTATCGGGGTCAGGCTGAATAACCTTGCCCAGCTCCCGCTTTTTACCGACAGGATATACAACCGCAAGGAATTGGGCGAAACGCAGGTTGTAAGTTTGGCGGAGGTGAAAGGGACGATTCTCAATCTCGTGCAGACCGCGAAGATCCTCGTTATGTCCGTGGCGTTTATCGCGATTTTTGTCGCGCTGATCGGGGTAATGAATACTATTTTAATGAGTGTGTTTGAACGCACCCAGGAAATAGGGATAATGAAGGCGATTGGAGCGTCACGTATGGATATATTCAAGCTTATCTGGCTTGAGACAATTATTATCTGTGTTTTTGGGGGTATTTTCGGGACGGTCATTGCCGTGTTCGGCGGAAGTTTTATTGAAAAATTAATCAGGGCGGTAATGTCCAAAGCGGGTTATGTCCCGGCCGGCCAGATAATAAATTTCACGCCTGGGATAATCATCGGTTCATTTCTCGGTGCGATTGTCCTTGGAGTTTTGTCGGGAATATGGCCCGCATACCGCGCGGCGAAGATGCGGCCGATTGAAGCGATAAGGAGCGGGGAATAA
- a CDS encoding YHS domain-containing protein, with amino-acid sequence MKKNIILLIGFLLFAQISIFAMDCCAKDDGHAGHSSSKHKETKTGGKDIVINRAVEPENIGNIICPVTGDKIDEKTKVAYEYKGKIYDFCCAACIDEFKKDPEKFIKKIEEENQKKEGKMNMKVKDPVCKMEINSEEADATSVYGGKTYYFCSKACKEKFDKDPKKYIKE; translated from the coding sequence ATGAAAAAAAACATTATTTTATTAATCGGATTTTTATTATTCGCGCAAATCAGTATCTTCGCGATGGATTGCTGCGCGAAGGATGACGGCCATGCCGGACACAGCAGTTCAAAACACAAGGAAACAAAGACAGGTGGAAAAGATATTGTGATTAACAGGGCGGTTGAGCCTGAAAATATCGGAAATATCATATGCCCTGTGACCGGTGATAAGATTGACGAAAAAACAAAGGTCGCTTATGAATACAAGGGGAAGATTTATGATTTCTGCTGCGCGGCATGTATCGACGAATTCAAAAAGGACCCTGAAAAATTTATAAAAAAAATAGAAGAGGAAAACCAGAAAAAGGAGGGCAAAATGAATATGAAAGTCAAAGACCCTGTCTGCAAAATGGAAATCAATTCTGAGGAGGCGGACGCGACTTCGGTGTATGGCGGGAAAACCTATTATTTCTGTTCAAAGGCCTGTAAAGAAAAATTCGACAAGGACCCGAAAAAATATATCAAGGAATAA
- a CDS encoding metal-sensitive transcriptional regulator — protein MIKGAYHSDEILRLKKIEGQILGIQKMLEERRYCVDILLQLSAVAGAVKKVENNILKRHLETCFANAFISGTEKEKREKIKEIVDVLENFRK, from the coding sequence ATGATAAAAGGCGCGTATCATTCAGATGAAATATTAAGGCTTAAAAAAATTGAAGGGCAGATCCTCGGGATACAGAAAATGCTCGAAGAAAGAAGATATTGCGTGGATATCCTCCTCCAGCTTTCAGCGGTTGCCGGGGCGGTAAAAAAAGTTGAAAACAATATCCTTAAAAGACATTTAGAGACTTGTTTCGCGAACGCATTTATTTCCGGAACTGAAAAAGAAAAACGGGAAAAAATAAAGGAAATTGTTGACGTATTGGAAAATTTTCGCAAATAA
- a CDS encoding ABC transporter ATP-binding protein — protein sequence MENTQVITTKGLKKVYRLYAEEIVALKGIELTINKGEFISIMGPSGAGKTTFLNLAGCLDHVTDGNLTVMGQNLNLFDDSRMRDLRLHHLGFVFQEFFLVKELTALENVQLPMMFANKKDLSWAKHLMERVGLGKRMNHLPKEMSGGEMQRTAVARALANKPDIVLADEPTGNLDTKNAQGIYDLFRELGKEENITIIAATHNVKLAYQADRVVHLREGRIEKDEIVK from the coding sequence ATGGAAAATACACAAGTTATAACTACAAAAGGATTGAAAAAGGTCTATCGCCTTTACGCGGAAGAGATTGTCGCGCTTAAAGGAATAGAGCTTACTATAAACAAAGGTGAGTTTATTTCGATAATGGGGCCGTCAGGCGCCGGGAAAACCACATTTCTAAATCTTGCCGGGTGCCTTGATCATGTAACGGACGGTAATTTGACGGTTATGGGCCAAAATCTTAATTTGTTTGATGACTCTCGTATGCGTGACTTAAGGCTTCATCACCTGGGATTTGTATTCCAGGAATTTTTCCTCGTTAAAGAACTGACAGCCCTTGAGAATGTGCAATTACCCATGATGTTCGCCAACAAAAAAGACCTGAGCTGGGCTAAGCATTTAATGGAAAGAGTGGGGCTCGGAAAAAGAATGAACCATCTGCCGAAAGAAATGTCAGGCGGCGAGATGCAGAGGACGGCTGTTGCGCGCGCGCTGGCCAACAAACCGGATATTGTCCTGGCTGATGAGCCAACTGGTAATCTTGACACAAAAAACGCGCAGGGAATTTATGATTTATTCAGGGAACTTGGCAAAGAAGAAAATATCACGATAATAGCCGCGACGCATAATGTGAAACTGGCTTACCAGGCGGATAGGGTTGTGCATTTGCGCGAGGGGCGGATTGAGAAGGATGAAATTGTTAAATAA